The [Pantoea] beijingensis genomic sequence ATGGCTTCACGTATTACGCGTTTCGCCGCCTACCCTGGCCTGCGCTCATATTCCTGTCAGGCAAGCTTTAATAAAACCAGTCCAGCTAAGAGCAGCATCAAGCCAATCCATCCCTTTTTATTGAGTCGCTGGTTGAATAAAATCCAGCCAGCAGCAACCGTTGCAGCGATACCGAAACCACCCCATAGCGCATAGGCGACAGCTAAATCTATGCCCTTCACAGCCTGGGCCAGCGCACTGAACGCCCCTAATACAGCCAGCAGAGAAAGTATTCCCGGTAATCGCTTTCTAAAGCCATCAGATTTTTTTAGTAAAATATTGGCGATAATTTCCAGCATGACGGCAAGCGCGAGATAAAGCAGATGTTCAAACAGCATGCTTCACCTCACGTTGTGGCATTACCGTGCCGGACTTAACCAGAGCGATACCCGCTAATAACAGCAGCAGAGCCACTATTTTCTGAGGTGAGAGCGATTCACTAAATAGCAGGACGCTTAGCAGCGTAATAATAATGATACCTGCCCCTTCCCATAACGCATAGGCAACCCCTAACGCGATACGCTTTATCGCAACGGAGAGCAAAATATAAGAAGTAGCAATTAACAGATACATGGCAATGTGGCCAGCAACGCCCCCGTTTACGGT encodes the following:
- the mdtJ gene encoding multidrug/spermidine efflux SMR transporter subunit MdtJ, whose amino-acid sequence is MIYWIFLSVAIVCEILGTLAMKYATVNGGVAGHIAMYLLIATSYILLSVAIKRIALGVAYALWEGAGIIIITLLSVLLFSESLSPQKIVALLLLLAGIALVKSGTVMPQREVKHAV
- the mdtI gene encoding multidrug/spermidine efflux SMR transporter subunit MdtI, whose translation is MLFEHLLYLALAVMLEIIANILLKKSDGFRKRLPGILSLLAVLGAFSALAQAVKGIDLAVAYALWGGFGIAATVAAGWILFNQRLNKKGWIGLMLLLAGLVLLKLA